Genomic DNA from Streptomyces venezuelae:
GCCGCGCGCCAGGCCGTCGCCGCGGGCGCGAACGTCGTCCTCACCGATGTCCTCGTGGACGAGGGCGAGGCCACCGCCGCGGAACTCGGCGAGCGCGCCCGGTTCGCGCACCACGACGTGACGTCGGAGGAGGACTGGCGGCGCGTCGTCGACCTCGCCGTCACCGGGTTCGGCGGTCTGCACGGCCTGGTGAACAACGCCGGTATATCCACCGGCCAGTTCCTGGAGTCGGAGTCCGTCGAGCACTTCCGCAAGGTCCTCGACATCAACCTCACCGGCGTCTTCATCGGCATGAAGACCGTGATCCCGGCCATGAAGGAGGCCGGGGGCGGCTCCATCGTGAACATCTCGTCCGCCGCCGGGCTGATGGGCCTGGCGCTGACCGCCGGATACGGCGCGTCCAAGTGGGGCGTGCGCGGCCTCACCAAGATCGGCGCGGTGGAGCTCGGCACGGCCCGCATCCGCGTCAACTCCGTCCACCCCGGCATGACGTACACCCCCATGACGGCCCAGGTCGGCATCGAGAAGGGCGAGGGCAAGTACCCCAACACCCCGATGGGCCGGGTCGGCGAGCCGCACGAGATCGCGGGCGCCATGGTCTTCCTGCTCTCCGACGCCGCCTCCTACGTCACGGGCGCCGAGCTAGCCGTCGACGGCGGCTGGACGGCGGGCCCGACCGTGAAGTACGTCATGGGCCAGTGACCCAGCGGTGACCGCCTCGCCGGTGCTCTCGCGGCGGAGTGCGGTTGGATGGGGCGCATGACCGGCGACCGCGGGCCCGCGCCCGACCCCAGCGAAGAGATGATCACCATCGTCGACGAGCACGACGAGGTGGTCGGCGAATCCCGGCGCGGCGAGGCGTACGCGCGCGGGCTGCGCCACCGTTGCGCGTTCATCCTGGCGCGCGACGCCGAGGGACGCGTCTTCGTGCACCGCCGCACCCCGACCAAGCTGGTCTTCCCCTCGCTGTACGACATGTTCGTCGGCGGGGTGGTCGGCGCCGGGGAGTCCTGCGACGACGCGGCGCTGCGCGAGGCGGAGGAGGAGCTCGGCGTCCACGGACTGCCGCGCCCCACCCCGCTGTTCAAGTTCCTGTACGACGACGGGGCGGGGAAGACCTGGTGGTCGTACCTCTACGAAGTCCGCTGCGAGCTGCCCGTGCGGCCGCAGGTCGAAGAGGTAGCCTGGCACGCGTTCATCACGGAGGACGAGCTGGAGCGGCGGCTCGGCGAGTGGGAGTGGGTGCCCGACGGGCTCGACGCCTACCACCGGCTGAGGGCCTTCCGCGCGGCATGACCGACGCGGCGTGAGCGACGCGGCTTGATCGTCACCGCCTAGGGTGCGGCCGTGAGCACTTTCGTACAGAGCCTGAAGCTGTGGTTCGCGCCCGAGCGGATCCGCGAGGACGGCGACACCCCGGACTACCGCTTCTCCCTCGCCAACGAACGCACCTTCCTGGCCTGGCTGCGCACCGCGCTCGCGCTGATCGGCGGCGGCTTCGCCGTGGACCAGTTCCTGCCGGACCTGCGCTGGGGGTGGCGGATCGGGCTCGCGCTCGCACTGCTCGTCTCGGGGGTCCTGTGCGCGCTGCGCGCGGTCAACCACTGGGTGCGCTGCGAGCGGGCCATGCGGCGCGGCGACGACCTGCCGTCCAGCCGCTTCCCGACGGTGCTGAGCCTGGCGGTCGCGGTGGTCGCGCTCGCCATGGTGGTGGTCGTGCTGTTCGGGTGGGAGGGGTGACGCAGGCGGCCGGTCAGGGGTCCGCGCAGGTCCGTGACCCCGGGCTGCAGCCGGAGCGCACCCGTCTCGCGTGGCGGCGTACCACCCTGTCGTGCACGGTGGCCGCGGTGCTCGCCGCCCGCGCGGTCCTGCACGACGGGGCCACGGCGTTCGGCGTGCTCGCCTGCGCCCTGTGCCTGCTGCTCTGGCTCGGCTTCCTGGCGGTGGCCCACCGCCGGATGGTCACGCTGACGGCGCCCCGGCCCCGCACGATGTCACTGGGGGCGGCGCGGGCGGCGGCGCTGTGCACGGTGGCGCTGGCGGTGTGCGCGGTGGTGATGCTGATCTGACCCCGCGGAAGGCGTGACCATACGCGTACTTCGCGAGGTTCCCTCTGCCCCGAGGGGACGCGGCTGCTCGACGTGCCCGGGGGGCGCGAGGAGCGGGCGAAGAGTGCGGACCTCATGCACGAGGGGCGAAGCGCCTTCCTCTCCGCGGTGCATCACTTCGACGCCCTCCTGCGGGCGGCGGGGTGTCCCGCGGCCCAGTGCCCGGCGGAACCGACGTCGGCGTTGCGTTCCCCGGACCGGTGGGCCGCCCGGCCCTCACTCCTTCCACTCCACCGTCACCACGATCTTCCCCCTCGTCCGGCCCTCCTCGCTCAGCCGGTGCGCCTCGGCCGCCCGCTCCAGCGGGAACGTCCTGTCCACGTGGACGGTCACGACGTCCTGCTCGGCGAGTTCGGACAGGCGCTGGAGGTCCGCGGCGACGGGACGTACGAAGCAGTAGTGGCCGCCGAGGCCGATCACTCCGCCGTCCGCGATGGACGCGAGGCGGCCGCCCGGCGAGAGGAGCTCCGCGGACGCCTTCAGCGTGTCGCCGCCCACCGGGTCGAACGCCGCGTCGACGCCCTCCGGGGCCAGTCCGCGGACCCGGTCCACCAGACCGTCCCCGTACGTGACCGGCTCGGCGCCAAGGTCGCGCAGGTAGTCGTGGTTGCGTTCGCTCGCGGTGCCGATGACGCGGGCACCCGCGTGCCGGGCCAGCTGCACGGCGATCGAGCCGACGCCGCCCGCCGCCGCGTGCACGAGGACGACGTCGCCCTCGGTGACCTCGAGCGCCTGGTTGATGACCTGGTACGCGGTGAGGCCGGCGAGGGGCAGCCCCGCGGCCTCCTCGAAGGTGAGGTTGCGTGGCTTGCGGGCGAGGGTGCGGATCGGCGCGGCGACGTACTCCGCGAAGGTGCCGCGGGAGAGGAAGTCCTCGCGTACGTAGCCGATGACCTCGTCCCCCACCGCGAACTCCGGTGCCGCCGCGCCCGGTTGGACCACCACGCCGGAGACGTCCCAGCCGGGGATCACGGGGAAGACGGGGTCCAGGAGACCGTCGAGGTGGCCCTCCCTGCACTTCCAGTCGACGGGGTTCACGGCGGCGGCACGGACCTTCACCAGGACGGAGTCGGGGCCGACCTTGGGGTCGCGCACCTCCCCGTACTCGAGGACTTCGGGCCCGCCGTAGCTGCGGTAACTGATCGCCTTCATGAGGGGTCGCCTT
This window encodes:
- a CDS encoding glucose 1-dehydrogenase produces the protein MSRHDSHPTGQYDLTGRTVVITGAARGLGAEAARQAVAAGANVVLTDVLVDEGEATAAELGERARFAHHDVTSEEDWRRVVDLAVTGFGGLHGLVNNAGISTGQFLESESVEHFRKVLDINLTGVFIGMKTVIPAMKEAGGGSIVNISSAAGLMGLALTAGYGASKWGVRGLTKIGAVELGTARIRVNSVHPGMTYTPMTAQVGIEKGEGKYPNTPMGRVGEPHEIAGAMVFLLSDAASYVTGAELAVDGGWTAGPTVKYVMGQ
- a CDS encoding NUDIX hydrolase, whose product is MTGDRGPAPDPSEEMITIVDEHDEVVGESRRGEAYARGLRHRCAFILARDAEGRVFVHRRTPTKLVFPSLYDMFVGGVVGAGESCDDAALREAEEELGVHGLPRPTPLFKFLYDDGAGKTWWSYLYEVRCELPVRPQVEEVAWHAFITEDELERRLGEWEWVPDGLDAYHRLRAFRAA
- a CDS encoding YidH family protein, which encodes MSTFVQSLKLWFAPERIREDGDTPDYRFSLANERTFLAWLRTALALIGGGFAVDQFLPDLRWGWRIGLALALLVSGVLCALRAVNHWVRCERAMRRGDDLPSSRFPTVLSLAVAVVALAMVVVVLFGWEG
- a CDS encoding DUF202 domain-containing protein: MTQAAGQGSAQVRDPGLQPERTRLAWRRTTLSCTVAAVLAARAVLHDGATAFGVLACALCLLLWLGFLAVAHRRMVTLTAPRPRTMSLGAARAAALCTVALAVCAVVMLI
- a CDS encoding NADP-dependent oxidoreductase; translated protein: MKAISYRSYGGPEVLEYGEVRDPKVGPDSVLVKVRAAAVNPVDWKCREGHLDGLLDPVFPVIPGWDVSGVVVQPGAAAPEFAVGDEVIGYVREDFLSRGTFAEYVAAPIRTLARKPRNLTFEEAAGLPLAGLTAYQVINQALEVTEGDVVLVHAAAGGVGSIAVQLARHAGARVIGTASERNHDYLRDLGAEPVTYGDGLVDRVRGLAPEGVDAAFDPVGGDTLKASAELLSPGGRLASIADGGVIGLGGHYCFVRPVAADLQRLSELAEQDVVTVHVDRTFPLERAAEAHRLSEEGRTRGKIVVTVEWKE